The segment AGCGCAATGAACAACGCTGGCTCACCGGCTGGCTGAACCGCCTGCAGACCTACCTGCCGACTGAGCGGCGCCGGAGCCTGTAACCACCAAGGGAGTCTCTGCCTGGGGCTGTTCCTGACCTCCCACTGCAGTCTGCGGCAGCGCTTACCTCTTGCCGAACCCGGGACCAGGCAGTAACCTTGCGGCCTTCGTCAGCAATTAAGTCCGGGGTTGCGCTACCGTGAGTTACGAACGTTCCAACATCCAGTCGATGTCCGGCTATGTACCGGGCGAGCAGCCTGCTGATCCGGAAGTCATCAAGTTAAACACCAATGAAAACCCCTATCCCGCCAGCCCCGCAGTTGCCGCGGCACTGGCTGAAATCCGGATTCAGGATCTGCGCCGCTATCCCTCTCCCACGGCGCAGCGCTTCCGACAGCTGGCCGCTGACTACCACGGGCTGGACAGTGACAATATTCTGCCCACCAATGGCGGCGACGAGCTGCTGCGCCTGGCGATCACCACCTTCGCCGGCCCGGGTGAAATGGTCGGCGTAGCTGAGCCCAGTTATTCGCTCTACCCGGTACTGACCGACATACAGGACTGCAAGCTTCTGCCGGTACCACTGCTGGATGACTGGACGCTGCCATCAAACTTTACCGCCATCCTGAACGATGCCGGTGCCCGCCTCGCCATCCTTGTAAACCCGCACGCTCCTACCGGGATGCTGATGCCTGCCGCAGAACTGATGGCTATCGCTGACTCTTTTCGAGGCGTGCTGCTGGTGGACGAGGCTTACGTGGATTTTGTTGACCCCGACAAAGGATACGACCTGACCCCTGCAACCAAAGAGCTGGACAATCTGCTGCTACTGAGGACCCTGAGCAAGGGTTATTCCCTGGCAGGCCTGCGATTCGGATACGGTATCGGGGCGGCCAGCCTGCTGGCCCCCATGATGTTCAAGACCAGAGACAGCTACAATACCGATTACATTGCCCAACATCTGGCCTGTGCCGCAATCGAGTCCGTGGACAACGCGCGCGCTACCTGGAAACTGGTACGGGACGAACGGCGTCGCCTGGCGGCCGAACTCGACAGACTCGGTCTGCCCTGCCTGCCAAGCCAGACTAACTTTCTGCTGGCTCAATGCCGGTCAACGGAAGTGGCGCTGTCGATTTATGAAGGCCTGAAACAGCAAGGCATTCTGATTCGTTATTTCGCTCAGGATCGCCTGCGGGACAAACTGCGGATAACAGTAGGTACTCCGCAGCAGAACCAGCGCTTGCTGGATTGCCTCGGGAAGCTCTGAGCAGCAGGCCTTCAAAACCGGGCACACAGGGTGTGATGTGATGACTGGCAACCAGGAATTCTCCGGACGATCTGATCAATTTGGCATCAGCAGGGTGCACTTCTGCCCGGACTGCAGGAAGCCTCTGCGTCGCATCAATGGTAAGATGGGCCCTTTCTGGAGCTGTACTGGTTTCCCCCAGTGTCGCACCACCCTGGATGACGTGGGCGGCAAACCGTCCCATGAACCGGACGAACATTATTGCTGCCCGATCTGTACGCGCCGGATGGTGCGTCTTCAGGGCGACGAAGACGACGTATTCTGGATCTGCACCGGTTCCAGCAGAGGCTGTAACGTGCGACTCAAGGACGATAATGGTATGCCGGAGCGGGCCTGGCGCTGCGGCAGCTGTGGCCGACTCCTGAAATTGCGGCACGGTAAACACGGCGCGTTCTGGGGCTGCAGTCGCTATCCCGAATGCAAACAGACTTACAATGATCTTGACGGAAAACCGGACCTTTGATTTTCTCTCTGATTAAAGTTCGCAAGAAAACCAGCACCGTGATTGCCGGCGTGATGATCGGTGTGGCGTGCCTGTGGGGCATCGCCATGTGGCAGGATGTCAGCGCCCGACAACTCTTTAATGTGTTACTGGGCAGCCTGGCCTTAATCCTGGGTATCATGCTGATAGCCTTGCTGGTAATCGTGACACTGAAAGGGGTTGGAAAGCTGATCAGGAAATCGCTTCCAGGCGACGAGTCCGACGACGACCCGTCATAGTGGGAGCGTACGCGACATGATGATAGCGTCTTCTCTGCCGTGTTCGGAGGGATAGTAGTTCTTGCGCTCGCCGATCGGCAGAAAACCCATTGCCCGGTACAGTGACCTGGCGCCTTCATTAGAGTGCCTGACCTCCAGGAAACAGACTTCCGCCTCTTCCTGTTCCGCCTGCTCCAGCAGAAATCTCAGCATGCGCTTGCCGTGCCCTGCTCCCTGATAGTCAGGATGCACACACAGGGTCAGCAGATGACTCTCGCCGACGGCGACTGACAGGACCCCATGTCCGATCAGTTTGTCATCGCTGGCAAGTACCCAACACTGATAGCCGGCGCGCAGACAGTCTACGAAAATACGCTTGTTCCATGGATGTTCATAGGATGCCGCGGCCTCATTCTGCACCACCAGGTCCAGATCACTGGCACGCATACGGCGCATGACAAAATCATCTTCTGCTTGAATATCTGGTAGCACGCCAGTCCCTTACTGTTCCAAGAGGCTCCGAATTACGCGGATGTCTTCCCAGACGGACCGCTTCAAAGTGGGAACCTGAAGCATGGCACCGAGGCTGTGGGTGTAAATCACCCGCGTATCACCTCCAGCCAATAGCGTGTCAACCCCGGCCTGGGCAAACAGCGCTTTAGATTGATTCCCGAACACCACGATCACCGCAAAGGCGGCTGATTCGAGCCGCTTGCGCAGAAAACCCTGCAGCGCCTGAAAGGCCTCTGGGGCCCGGGCGATCGAGGCATCATCTTCAAGCCCCAGGGGCCAGTTGAATCTATCCGGCTTCCGGGTCTGTTCTGACTCTACATCCAGGGCATGCAGTATTGCCTGCAGGAGTCTCGATGTTCCGTTTACTATACGTTCGTTTCCCATGAACGGGATTTCACTGATCAACGCCAATTTTTCCGTGGCCGGATAGAACTGCATACTGAATCGCAGTTGCTGTGCCTCGGCATCCGCCGGCGGGTCAATCGATGCCGTTGGCTCAGGGGTTACAGATGAACTGGATCGGGAACCGGTGCCGGCTTGAGGTGGTACCGCCGGGGCAACCGAAACTCCCATTGCGTCCA is part of the Gammaproteobacteria bacterium genome and harbors:
- the hisC gene encoding histidinol-phosphate transaminase, which gives rise to MSYERSNIQSMSGYVPGEQPADPEVIKLNTNENPYPASPAVAAALAEIRIQDLRRYPSPTAQRFRQLAADYHGLDSDNILPTNGGDELLRLAITTFAGPGEMVGVAEPSYSLYPVLTDIQDCKLLPVPLLDDWTLPSNFTAILNDAGARLAILVNPHAPTGMLMPAAELMAIADSFRGVLLVDEAYVDFVDPDKGYDLTPATKELDNLLLLRTLSKGYSLAGLRFGYGIGAASLLAPMMFKTRDSYNTDYIAQHLACAAIESVDNARATWKLVRDERRRLAAELDRLGLPCLPSQTNFLLAQCRSTEVALSIYEGLKQQGILIRYFAQDRLRDKLRITVGTPQQNQRLLDCLGKL
- a CDS encoding topoisomerase DNA-binding C4 zinc finger domain-containing protein, translating into MTGNQEFSGRSDQFGISRVHFCPDCRKPLRRINGKMGPFWSCTGFPQCRTTLDDVGGKPSHEPDEHYCCPICTRRMVRLQGDEDDVFWICTGSSRGCNVRLKDDNGMPERAWRCGSCGRLLKLRHGKHGAFWGCSRYPECKQTYNDLDGKPDL
- the rimI gene encoding ribosomal protein S18-alanine N-acetyltransferase; its protein translation is MLPDIQAEDDFVMRRMRASDLDLVVQNEAAASYEHPWNKRIFVDCLRAGYQCWVLASDDKLIGHGVLSVAVGESHLLTLCVHPDYQGAGHGKRMLRFLLEQAEQEEAEVCFLEVRHSNEGARSLYRAMGFLPIGERKNYYPSEHGREDAIIMSRTLPL